From a single Polycladomyces subterraneus genomic region:
- a CDS encoding asparaginase: MKKLLLLATGGTIASVPSEEGLAPGMTAEELAKYLPKNTADYQLESKMLMNIDSTNMQPEFWVKIAEAIFRHYDQYDGFIITHGTDTMAYTSAALSYMLQNVAKPVVLTGSQVPISFKRTDAKKNIADAVRFACEEIGGVFIVFDGKVIQGTRAVKMRTKSYDAFESINHPYVAYINGPNVTYYKSVRTKKQGELILDTSLCPDVFVMKLHPGAKPELFDSIRHLYKGVIIESFGSGGIPFQGRNLLPKLRELTNAGIAVVITTQCLEEGEDILLYEVGRKAAQNQIILSRDMNTEAIVPKLMWALGKTNELQEVKRIMETPIADDISI, from the coding sequence GTTGGCCACCGGGGGAACGATCGCATCCGTTCCAAGCGAGGAAGGACTCGCACCAGGAATGACCGCAGAAGAGCTGGCGAAGTACTTGCCGAAGAATACGGCGGATTACCAGTTGGAAAGCAAAATGCTGATGAATATCGACAGTACCAATATGCAACCGGAATTCTGGGTCAAAATCGCGGAAGCCATTTTTCGGCATTATGATCAGTACGACGGTTTTATCATCACGCACGGGACGGACACGATGGCCTACACCTCCGCTGCCTTGTCCTATATGCTGCAAAACGTCGCCAAACCGGTCGTCCTGACCGGTTCCCAAGTTCCCATCAGTTTTAAACGGACCGATGCCAAGAAAAACATTGCGGATGCCGTTCGGTTTGCATGTGAGGAGATCGGTGGCGTTTTTATCGTGTTCGACGGCAAGGTGATTCAGGGGACAAGGGCTGTCAAGATGCGCACCAAGAGCTACGATGCGTTTGAAAGTATTAACCATCCATATGTCGCTTATATCAACGGCCCAAATGTGACGTACTACAAATCCGTCCGCACCAAAAAACAGGGCGAATTGATTCTGGATACTTCACTGTGCCCCGATGTGTTTGTCATGAAATTACATCCCGGAGCCAAACCTGAGCTGTTTGACTCAATTCGTCATCTATATAAAGGTGTTATCATCGAGAGTTTTGGAAGCGGTGGTATCCCGTTCCAAGGAAGAAATCTGCTGCCTAAACTGAGAGAGCTGACCAATGCGGGCATTGCGGTGGTGATCACCACACAATGCCTGGAAGAAGGAGAAGACATCCTGCTGTATGAGGTGGGGCGAAAAGCCGCGCAGAACCAGATCATCCTCTCAAGGGACATGAACACGGAAGCGATCGTCCCCAAATTGATGTGGGCTTTGGGCAAGACGAACGAACTTCAGGAAGTCAAGCGAATCATGGAAACACCCATCGCTGACGATATATCCATCTAG
- the aspA gene encoding aspartate ammonia-lyase → MIQASAYRKEKDFLGEKEIPADAYYGIQTLRAKENFPITGYRLHESLIRAVAMVKKAAALANMETGRLNPRLGNAIVTAAQEIIDGKWHDQFIVDPIQGGAGTSINMNANEVIANRALEQLGEQKGNYFALSPNTHVNMSQSTNDVFPTAIHIATLTLLDQLLKTMKHMHQVFKKKAEEFDPIIKMGRTHLQDAVPIRLGQEFEAYSRVLARDIKRIEQSRQHLYEVNMGATAVGTGLNADPRYIESVVKHLAEISGYPLVRADHLVDATQNTDAYTEVSAALKVCMMNMSKIANDLRLMASGPRTGLGEITLPARQPGSSIMPGKVNPVMAEVINQVAFQVIGNDHTICLASEAGQLELNVMEPVLVFNLLQSISIMNNAFRVFTDYCLSGIEANKKRLQEYVEKSVGVITAVNPHIGYETAARIAREAVLTGQSVRELCLKYDVLTEEELDLILDPYEMTHPGIAGASLLDKQ, encoded by the coding sequence ATGATCCAAGCATCTGCATACCGCAAGGAAAAAGATTTTCTCGGGGAGAAAGAAATCCCCGCTGACGCATACTACGGTATCCAAACATTGCGTGCAAAAGAAAACTTCCCGATTACAGGATACCGCCTGCATGAATCGCTCATTCGAGCGGTGGCGATGGTCAAAAAGGCGGCCGCCCTCGCCAACATGGAAACCGGTCGCCTCAATCCCCGTTTGGGCAACGCGATCGTCACAGCCGCACAGGAAATCATCGACGGCAAATGGCATGATCAATTTATCGTGGATCCGATCCAGGGCGGAGCAGGGACATCCATCAACATGAACGCCAACGAAGTGATCGCCAACCGTGCACTGGAACAGTTGGGTGAGCAAAAAGGGAACTATTTTGCTCTCAGCCCCAATACCCATGTCAACATGTCTCAATCGACCAACGACGTATTCCCGACCGCGATCCACATCGCAACGTTGACGCTTTTGGATCAACTGTTGAAAACCATGAAACACATGCATCAAGTGTTTAAGAAGAAAGCGGAGGAGTTCGACCCGATCATTAAGATGGGGCGAACCCATCTGCAAGATGCTGTTCCCATCCGTCTCGGCCAAGAGTTTGAGGCTTACAGCCGGGTGTTGGCACGTGACATCAAACGGATTGAGCAATCGCGCCAGCATCTGTATGAAGTCAACATGGGCGCCACAGCTGTCGGCACGGGATTGAATGCCGATCCACGCTATATCGAAAGTGTGGTCAAACATTTGGCCGAGATCAGCGGGTATCCGTTGGTGCGTGCGGATCATCTCGTAGATGCCACACAAAACACGGATGCGTATACGGAAGTTTCTGCGGCACTGAAAGTGTGCATGATGAACATGTCCAAGATCGCCAATGACTTGCGTCTGATGGCATCCGGGCCCCGTACGGGGCTCGGGGAGATCACGCTACCTGCCCGTCAACCCGGCTCCTCGATCATGCCCGGGAAGGTAAACCCCGTCATGGCAGAAGTCATCAATCAGGTCGCCTTTCAAGTGATCGGCAACGATCATACCATCTGTCTGGCATCCGAAGCGGGACAGCTTGAATTGAACGTGATGGAGCCTGTTCTGGTATTTAACCTGCTGCAATCGATCAGCATCATGAACAATGCATTTCGCGTGTTTACGGATTATTGCCTGTCTGGAATTGAGGCAAACAAAAAACGGTTACAAGAGTATGTGGAAAAGAGCGTGGGCGTTATCACGGCGGTGAATCCGCACATCGGATATGAGACAGCCGCCCGGATCGCGCGGGAGGCTGTATTAACAGGGCAGTCGGTACGGGAATTGTGCTTGAAATACGATGTTCTGACCGAAGAAGAACTGGACCTCATACTGGACCCTTATGAAATGACGCATCCCGGTATCGCCGGTGCCTCTCTGTTGGACAAACAGTGA
- a CDS encoding SpoIIIAH-like family protein, whose translation MTMNKQTMWLVTMLTLMVVLSAYYIVTGPVEPANQAVQKEKGPAPTDVSVKTTKSSSDAGKELSEENAGDYFVGYQLQRSTLRSKMTEEYMKILTDPESSQQQLKEAEAKINQLMKVDKTESVLEELIRSEGYHDAVVITNDHHVDVIVQADNLANRQVVKLISLVKERLNIPATQVSVAYRP comes from the coding sequence TGACGATGCTCACCTTGATGGTGGTGTTGTCCGCTTACTACATCGTGACCGGTCCGGTGGAGCCAGCGAATCAGGCGGTTCAGAAGGAGAAAGGACCTGCTCCGACGGATGTGAGTGTCAAAACGACCAAATCGTCATCTGATGCAGGAAAAGAACTGTCGGAGGAAAATGCCGGCGATTACTTTGTCGGGTATCAGTTGCAGCGCAGTACGCTCAGATCCAAAATGACGGAGGAGTACATGAAAATCCTGACCGATCCCGAATCAAGTCAACAGCAACTGAAGGAAGCAGAAGCGAAAATCAATCAGTTGATGAAGGTAGATAAAACGGAGTCCGTTCTGGAAGAGCTGATTCGGAGCGAGGGATATCACGATGCCGTCGTGATTACGAACGATCATCATGTGGATGTGATCGTACAGGCGGATAATTTGGCCAACCGGCAAGTGGTGAAACTGATCAGCCTGGTGAAAGAACGGCTGAACATTCCGGCGACACAAGTGTCGGTGGCTTATCGGCCTTGA